One Curtobacterium sp. MCLR17_032 genomic window carries:
- a CDS encoding cobalamin-independent methionine synthase II family protein: MPLQNSTDRILTTHTGSLPRTPELSALLVARDQGKPFDEQALREETAAVLARTVDAQLDAGIDVVNDGEVPRVGFSTYIRERLSGFGGTGHRKPTLDSVKFPEYAAFQARQIDEGAEFARVWDTPVAQGLLQYDEERAGIREDLDGFARELDRNAAAGRTPAGTFLSAATPGIVATTLLLDDANPHYADHREYVFALAEQLRVEYEEIVARGHVLQLDAPDLAMERVIHFGDASLDEFLAAVDLHVDALNHALRNIPKEQTRLHVCYGNWQGPHQDDVPVDVLLPHLYRAEVGSFSIPFGNPRHAHEFPAFRDLPLPDGAVLVPGVIDVTTNYLEHPQLVANRIVEAAEAVGDPTRIVAGTDCGLATFASYEFVASDVAWAKLGALVEGAEIASRRLFG; this comes from the coding sequence GTGCCGCTGCAGAACTCGACCGACCGCATCCTCACGACCCACACGGGGTCCCTCCCCCGGACGCCGGAGCTGAGCGCGCTCCTGGTCGCCCGTGACCAGGGCAAGCCCTTCGACGAGCAGGCGCTCCGCGAGGAGACCGCCGCGGTCCTCGCGCGCACCGTCGACGCGCAGCTCGACGCCGGCATCGACGTCGTCAACGACGGCGAGGTCCCCCGCGTCGGCTTCTCGACGTACATCCGCGAGCGTCTGTCCGGGTTCGGCGGGACGGGGCACCGCAAGCCGACGCTCGACTCGGTGAAGTTCCCCGAGTACGCCGCGTTCCAGGCCCGTCAGATCGACGAGGGTGCCGAGTTCGCCCGCGTCTGGGACACCCCGGTCGCCCAGGGGCTGCTGCAGTACGACGAGGAGCGCGCCGGCATCCGCGAGGACCTCGACGGCTTCGCCCGCGAACTCGACCGGAACGCCGCTGCCGGACGTACCCCGGCCGGGACGTTCCTCTCGGCGGCGACGCCCGGGATCGTCGCGACCACGCTGCTGCTCGACGACGCGAACCCGCACTACGCCGACCACCGCGAGTACGTCTTCGCCCTCGCCGAGCAGCTCCGCGTCGAGTACGAGGAGATCGTCGCCCGCGGGCACGTCCTGCAGCTCGACGCCCCGGACCTGGCGATGGAACGGGTGATCCACTTCGGCGACGCCTCGCTCGACGAGTTCCTGGCGGCCGTCGACCTGCACGTCGACGCGCTCAACCACGCGCTGCGGAACATCCCGAAGGAGCAGACCCGGCTGCACGTCTGCTACGGCAACTGGCAGGGGCCGCACCAGGACGACGTCCCCGTCGACGTGCTGCTCCCGCACCTGTACCGGGCCGAGGTCGGGTCCTTCAGCATCCCGTTCGGCAACCCGCGGCACGCGCACGAGTTCCCGGCGTTCCGCGACCTGCCGCTGCCCGACGGCGCGGTCCTGGTGCCCGGGGTCATCGACGTGACGACGAACTACCTGGAGCACCCGCAGCTCGTCGCGAACCGCATCGTCGAGGCGGCCGAGGCCGTGGGCGACCCGACCCGCATCGTCGCCGGCACCGACTGCGGGCTCGCCACGTTCGCGAGCTACGAGTTCGTGGCGTCCGACGTCGCGTGGGCGAAGCTCGGCGCACTCGTCGAGGGCGCCGAGATCGCGTCCCGCCGTTTGTTCGGCTGA
- a CDS encoding GntR family transcriptional regulator translates to MTGLLRADSDTTSASDPLGVPRNLLRDAVFERMLRSILCGEYRRGQRLRLDALADDMRVSRTPVREALVPLEALRLVIVQRYVGVVIAPWTIGQMVERTRIAQSMLVDPPTSCARSDEPFDPAVLRDCLSEAGAFVELAVWVLRRSGAPVSADWLRSQQPVLDVFHTDDIARANGIDIAADWTKRMQVLKAARTAALADDVDLCAVRLIELSELLIALPERFRSAERLRTVETA, encoded by the coding sequence ATGACCGGACTCCTGCGTGCCGACAGCGACACGACCAGCGCCAGCGACCCGCTCGGGGTGCCGCGGAACCTGCTCCGCGACGCGGTCTTCGAGAGGATGCTGCGCAGCATCCTCTGCGGTGAGTACCGCCGCGGACAGCGCCTGCGACTCGACGCCCTGGCCGACGACATGCGGGTGTCGCGGACGCCGGTGCGCGAAGCCCTCGTGCCGCTCGAGGCCCTGCGGCTGGTCATCGTCCAGCGCTACGTCGGGGTCGTGATCGCCCCGTGGACGATCGGCCAGATGGTCGAGCGCACCCGGATCGCGCAGTCGATGCTCGTCGACCCACCGACCAGCTGCGCGCGGTCGGACGAGCCCTTCGACCCCGCTGTCCTGCGCGACTGCCTGTCCGAAGCCGGCGCGTTCGTGGAGCTCGCGGTCTGGGTGCTCCGACGCTCCGGGGCTCCCGTCAGCGCGGACTGGCTGCGGTCGCAGCAGCCGGTGCTCGACGTGTTCCACACGGACGACATCGCCCGTGCGAACGGCATCGACATCGCCGCCGACTGGACCAAGCGGATGCAGGTGCTCAAGGCCGCGCGGACGGCAGCGCTCGCCGACGACGTCGACCTGTGTGCCGTTCGGCTGATCGAGCTGTCCGAGCTGCTCATCGCGCTGCCGGAGCGGTTCCGGAGCGCCGAACGGTTGCGGACCGTCGAGACGGCATGA
- a CDS encoding MFS transporter: MTSASGTRDGSVTSLVPARMDRLPWTRFHWSVVVGLGVSWILDGLEIQIVSNAGFKADLGLSNQDVASLGSIYLVGQVVGALVFGRLSDKLGRRKLFILTLAIYLIGSGVAGLAQDFWFLAVFRFVAGLGIGGEYAAINSAIDELIPAKYRGHVDIAINGTYWGGAALGAAANIYLLDTANFSESIGWRIGFFLGPVLGIAIIFLRRHIPESPRWLMTHGKEQDAEDTVARIEAEVERESGRKLETVPQSKALTVTPMDNVGFLTIARVLLKQYPTRTLVGATMMITQAFLYNAIFFTYALVLTNFFGLKTAETSVYFFPFAIGNLLGPIILGRFFDTWGRRQMIFLTYLVSGLVLATSAFLFRADAISAGVQVVFWCISFFFASAGASSAYLTVSEIFPLELRSQAISYFFALAQVFGAIAPLIYGAFIGDGSDREPLFWGYLLGSAVMIIGGVVALVFGVDAARKGLEDITQPLSVLTGKDSADSGPGSGTGGPSTAGRAPDAGRNS, from the coding sequence ATGACGAGCGCCAGCGGAACGAGAGACGGATCGGTGACGAGCCTGGTCCCGGCGAGGATGGACCGACTGCCGTGGACCCGGTTCCACTGGAGCGTCGTGGTCGGCCTGGGGGTGTCCTGGATCCTCGACGGCCTCGAGATCCAGATCGTGTCCAACGCCGGGTTCAAGGCGGACCTGGGCCTGAGCAACCAGGACGTGGCGTCCCTCGGCAGCATCTACCTGGTCGGTCAGGTCGTCGGCGCCCTGGTCTTCGGGCGGCTGTCCGACAAGCTCGGTCGTCGCAAGCTGTTCATCCTGACGCTCGCGATCTACCTGATCGGCTCGGGTGTCGCCGGCCTCGCGCAGGACTTCTGGTTCCTGGCGGTGTTCCGTTTCGTCGCCGGTCTCGGCATCGGCGGTGAGTACGCGGCGATCAACTCCGCGATCGACGAACTCATCCCGGCCAAGTACCGCGGTCACGTCGACATCGCGATCAACGGCACCTACTGGGGCGGTGCGGCCCTCGGTGCCGCGGCGAACATCTACCTGCTCGACACGGCGAACTTCTCCGAGAGCATCGGATGGCGGATCGGGTTCTTCCTCGGCCCGGTGCTCGGCATCGCGATCATCTTCCTGCGGCGGCACATCCCGGAGAGTCCGCGGTGGCTGATGACGCACGGCAAGGAGCAGGACGCCGAGGACACCGTCGCCCGGATCGAGGCGGAGGTCGAGAGGGAGTCCGGCAGGAAGCTCGAGACCGTGCCGCAGTCGAAGGCGCTGACGGTCACCCCGATGGACAACGTCGGGTTCCTGACCATCGCCCGCGTGCTGCTCAAGCAGTACCCGACCCGTACCCTGGTCGGCGCGACGATGATGATCACGCAGGCGTTCCTCTACAACGCGATCTTCTTCACCTACGCGCTGGTGCTGACGAACTTCTTCGGGCTGAAGACCGCCGAGACGTCGGTCTACTTCTTCCCGTTCGCGATCGGCAACCTGCTCGGCCCGATCATCCTCGGTCGTTTCTTCGACACCTGGGGTCGGCGGCAGATGATCTTCCTGACGTACCTGGTGTCCGGGCTCGTGCTCGCGACGTCGGCGTTCCTGTTCCGGGCGGACGCGATCAGCGCCGGTGTCCAGGTCGTGTTCTGGTGCATCTCGTTCTTCTTCGCGTCGGCCGGAGCCTCGAGTGCCTACCTGACCGTCAGCGAGATCTTCCCGCTCGAGCTGCGGTCGCAGGCGATCTCGTACTTCTTCGCGCTGGCCCAGGTCTTCGGTGCCATCGCCCCGCTCATCTACGGCGCCTTCATCGGCGACGGCTCGGACCGTGAACCGCTCTTCTGGGGGTACCTGCTGGGGTCGGCGGTGATGATCATCGGCGGGGTGGTCGCGTTGGTCTTCGGGGTCGATGCCGCCCGGAAGGGGCTCGAGGACATCACGCAGCCCCTGTCGGTGCTGACCGGCAAGGACAGCGCGGACTCCGGACCCGGCTCCGGAACGGGAGGCCCGTCCACCGCCGGACGCGCACCGGACGCCGGGCGAAACTCCTGA